The following proteins are co-located in the Pseudarthrobacter siccitolerans genome:
- the atzF gene encoding allophanate hydrolase produces the protein MNNVITGAATKRVQAALAALETIDRPEIWITLRGEADLLAEAAAIDTAVAAGAGKPLAGLLLAIKNNVDVAGIPTTAACPGFAYLPEKDAEAVARLRTAGALVLGATNLDQFATGLVGTRSPHGAVRDARRLDFISGGSSSGSAVAVALGLVDIAIGTDTAGSGRVPAGLQGIVGIKPTLDVVSTAGVVPACRSWDAVTIFARHLSTAELAMGVMAGGAREWPTDIRLAAPEKPRVAYPATLPALPEAWAAEFHRNVDRLKALGVDLQAIEFDAFLDAARLLYDGALVAERYAAVGDFLEKYDGGADHEAGIDPTVARIIRAAGTVPAHRYVADTARLEALKEQAMAELEGFDALLIPTAPFHPTLAEVAADPVGVNSLMGTYTNFCNLFDLCAVAVPAGEVDGAQFGLTVVARTFEDAVAADIARLLEATPDAPALFAEGAARPAALAAAAPSSSAPWPLAAGATAVPLVVVGAHRKGQPLAPQLEELGAAWDGPVRTAARYRMVSLDTVPPKPGVYRSDDDGAELAGERWLVSEAGLGRFLAALPEPMLLGSIELADGSSAVGFACDAVAAAEGEDITRYGDWLAAMDYLAQPKSLWQNLGNAALAGFNRGN, from the coding sequence ATGAACAACGTAATTACCGGGGCTGCCACAAAGCGTGTTCAGGCGGCCCTCGCCGCCCTGGAAACCATCGACCGCCCGGAAATCTGGATCACCCTGCGCGGGGAGGCCGATCTGCTGGCCGAGGCCGCCGCCATTGACACGGCAGTGGCTGCCGGCGCCGGCAAGCCGCTCGCCGGGCTCTTGCTCGCCATCAAAAACAACGTCGACGTGGCAGGAATACCGACGACGGCGGCGTGTCCCGGCTTCGCCTACCTGCCGGAAAAGGATGCAGAAGCGGTGGCGCGGCTCCGGACCGCCGGAGCCCTGGTCCTGGGCGCTACCAATTTGGACCAGTTCGCCACCGGCCTGGTGGGCACGCGCAGCCCGCACGGCGCGGTCCGTGATGCCCGCCGCCTGGACTTCATCTCCGGCGGCTCCAGCTCCGGGTCTGCGGTTGCCGTTGCCCTTGGCCTCGTGGACATCGCCATCGGGACGGACACGGCTGGTTCAGGCCGCGTCCCGGCCGGGCTGCAGGGCATCGTGGGGATCAAACCGACGCTGGATGTTGTGTCCACGGCCGGCGTGGTCCCGGCCTGCCGGTCCTGGGACGCCGTCACGATTTTCGCCCGCCACCTCTCCACCGCCGAGCTGGCCATGGGCGTGATGGCGGGAGGAGCGCGGGAATGGCCCACGGACATCCGGCTGGCAGCGCCGGAAAAGCCGCGGGTGGCCTACCCGGCAACCCTGCCGGCACTTCCGGAGGCGTGGGCCGCCGAATTCCACCGCAACGTTGACCGGCTCAAGGCATTGGGCGTGGACCTCCAGGCCATCGAATTCGATGCCTTCCTCGATGCTGCCCGGCTGCTGTACGACGGCGCTCTGGTGGCGGAGCGTTACGCCGCCGTCGGGGATTTCCTGGAGAAGTACGACGGCGGCGCGGACCACGAAGCGGGCATCGACCCCACGGTGGCGCGCATCATCCGGGCGGCGGGCACAGTGCCCGCCCACCGGTACGTCGCCGATACGGCCCGGCTCGAGGCGCTCAAGGAGCAGGCGATGGCCGAACTGGAGGGCTTTGACGCCCTGCTGATCCCCACGGCCCCGTTCCACCCCACCCTTGCCGAAGTGGCCGCGGACCCCGTGGGTGTGAACTCCCTGATGGGCACCTACACGAACTTCTGCAACCTGTTCGACCTGTGCGCTGTGGCGGTGCCGGCAGGCGAGGTTGACGGTGCCCAGTTCGGGCTGACAGTGGTGGCCCGCACTTTCGAAGACGCCGTCGCCGCTGACATCGCCCGCCTCCTGGAGGCAACCCCGGACGCGCCGGCGCTTTTCGCCGAGGGGGCGGCACGGCCGGCCGCGCTTGCCGCTGCCGCGCCGTCGTCGTCCGCTCCGTGGCCCCTGGCAGCAGGCGCAACCGCTGTACCGCTGGTGGTGGTGGGCGCCCACCGCAAAGGGCAGCCGCTGGCTCCGCAGCTCGAGGAACTGGGTGCGGCCTGGGACGGCCCCGTCCGGACCGCGGCCCGCTACCGCATGGTCTCCCTCGACACCGTGCCGCCCAAGCCGGGCGTGTACCGTTCGGACGACGACGGCGCGGAGCTGGCGGGTGAACGGTGGCTTGTGTCCGAGGCAGGGCTGGGGCGGTTCCTGGCTGCCCTCCCCGAGCCCATGCTGCTCGGCTCCATCGAACTTGCCGACGGTTCCAGCGCCGTGGGGTTCGCCTGCGATGCCGTGGCCGCTGCGGAGGGGGAGGACATCACCCGCTACGGCGATTGGCTGGCAGCCATGGACTACCTGGCTCAGCCGAAGAGCCTGTGGCAGAACCTGGGGAATGCTGCCTTGGCGGGGTTCAACCGGGGAAACTAA
- a CDS encoding alpha/beta fold hydrolase yields the protein MKEQVLSTHDGGRLALYSYGTRNAPGERRVVLIGGAFLTALIYRPFSTALAKGLGEGWAVDVYDRRGRGSSSKQPADYSMATEIEDVRTVLDATGARNILGHSLGGSVAPNAVQEFTGTPYVPGKLAVYDAAVNIDGSIDTGWLDGFEDAVNKGKVGHALAHMKKATKPGSAMAKIPEPVLAGLMAVLSRTKVNRMFQEVMPSGVGELRAAYNEADHARDFSVLPANTHFMAGGKSPSYYKATAERLHAAVPGSTYELSPKCFHGSIPAAVGELVTDISDYFKG from the coding sequence GTGAAAGAACAGGTACTTTCAACGCACGACGGCGGCCGGCTGGCTTTGTACAGCTACGGTACCCGGAATGCGCCGGGAGAACGCCGGGTGGTGCTGATCGGCGGAGCGTTCCTCACCGCCCTGATCTACCGGCCGTTTTCGACTGCGCTGGCAAAGGGACTGGGTGAGGGCTGGGCCGTGGACGTTTACGACCGGCGCGGCCGCGGCAGCTCCTCCAAACAACCGGCAGATTACTCGATGGCCACCGAGATCGAAGACGTCCGCACCGTCCTGGACGCCACCGGGGCGAGAAACATCCTGGGCCACAGCCTGGGCGGATCGGTGGCACCCAATGCCGTGCAGGAGTTCACCGGAACCCCCTACGTCCCGGGCAAGCTCGCAGTGTACGACGCCGCCGTGAACATCGACGGCAGCATCGACACTGGATGGCTGGACGGCTTTGAGGACGCCGTGAACAAGGGCAAGGTGGGGCACGCCCTGGCCCACATGAAGAAGGCCACAAAACCGGGATCCGCCATGGCAAAGATTCCGGAGCCGGTCCTCGCCGGGCTGATGGCCGTGCTGTCCCGCACCAAGGTGAACAGGATGTTCCAGGAGGTGATGCCCAGCGGTGTGGGCGAACTCCGGGCCGCCTACAACGAGGCGGACCATGCCAGGGACTTCAGCGTGCTCCCTGCCAACACCCACTTCATGGCGGGCGGCAAGAGTCCCAGCTATTACAAGGCAACGGCTGAGCGGCTGCACGCCGCAGTCCCCGGCAGCACCTATGAGCTCTCCCCCAAATGCTTCCACGGTTCCATCCCGGCGGCCGTAGGCGAACTGGTCACCGACATCTCCGACTACTTCAAGGGTTAG
- the lysS gene encoding lysine--tRNA ligase, with protein sequence MIVTSQNTPSPKNAPEPLDASEQMRIRMEKRAKLIERGIEAYPVGVERTHSLAEIREKYAHLQADDTTGDVVGVTGRVVFVRNTGKLCFATLQEGGTDGKGTRLQAMLSLANIGEEALADWKALVDLGDHVFIRGEVISSRRGELSIMADSWSMASKALRPLPVLHAELNEETRVRQRYVDLMVRDEAREMVYTRAAITRSIRETLFRHNYVEVETPILQLVHGGALARPFETHMNAFDQKMTLRIATELYLKRAVVGGIDRVYDMGRVFRNEGVDSTHSPEFTTLESYEAWADQFVMAERIKEIILDAADAVGAGRVLQTEAGEINLDGDWAWVSVYPGLSDAVGQEITPDTSVEVLRGIADKHEVKVDPKWDAEKLVVELFGEIVEPTLLNPTFVYDYPPSAQPLARPHREDGRLIEAWDLIIGGMERGTAFSELIDPVIQRERLTEQSRHAAAGDDEAMQLDEDFLRALEYGAPPMGGIGLGIDRLVMLFTGAGIRETILFPLLKPEGH encoded by the coding sequence ATGATTGTGACTTCCCAAAACACCCCCTCGCCCAAGAACGCCCCGGAGCCGCTGGATGCCAGCGAACAGATGCGGATCCGCATGGAGAAGCGCGCCAAACTGATCGAGCGCGGCATTGAGGCGTACCCGGTGGGTGTGGAGCGGACGCACTCCCTGGCGGAGATCCGCGAAAAGTACGCGCACCTCCAGGCGGACGACACCACGGGCGACGTCGTGGGCGTCACTGGCCGCGTTGTGTTCGTCCGCAACACCGGAAAGCTGTGCTTCGCCACGCTCCAGGAGGGCGGCACGGACGGCAAGGGCACCCGCCTGCAGGCCATGCTCAGCCTTGCCAACATCGGCGAGGAAGCCCTCGCCGACTGGAAAGCCCTGGTTGACCTCGGCGACCACGTGTTCATCAGGGGCGAAGTCATTTCCTCCCGCCGCGGCGAACTGTCCATCATGGCCGACTCCTGGTCCATGGCCTCCAAGGCCCTCCGCCCGCTGCCGGTGCTGCATGCGGAACTGAATGAGGAGACCCGCGTCCGCCAGCGCTACGTGGACCTGATGGTCCGCGACGAAGCCCGCGAAATGGTCTACACCCGCGCGGCCATCACCCGCTCCATCCGCGAGACGCTGTTCCGGCACAACTACGTTGAGGTGGAGACCCCCATCCTGCAGCTGGTCCACGGCGGCGCGCTGGCGCGGCCGTTCGAGACCCACATGAACGCCTTCGACCAGAAGATGACCCTGCGCATCGCTACGGAGCTTTACCTCAAGCGTGCCGTGGTGGGCGGCATTGACCGCGTCTACGACATGGGCCGGGTGTTCCGCAATGAAGGCGTGGACTCCACCCACAGCCCGGAGTTCACCACGCTCGAGAGCTACGAAGCGTGGGCGGACCAGTTTGTAATGGCCGAGCGCATCAAGGAGATCATTCTCGATGCCGCCGATGCCGTGGGCGCCGGCCGCGTCCTGCAGACCGAAGCAGGGGAGATCAACCTCGACGGCGACTGGGCCTGGGTGTCCGTATACCCCGGACTGTCCGACGCCGTTGGGCAGGAGATCACGCCGGACACCTCGGTGGAGGTGCTGCGCGGGATTGCGGACAAGCACGAAGTCAAGGTTGACCCCAAGTGGGACGCCGAGAAGCTGGTGGTTGAGCTCTTCGGCGAAATTGTCGAGCCCACGCTGCTGAACCCCACTTTCGTCTATGACTACCCGCCCTCCGCCCAGCCGCTGGCCCGCCCGCACCGCGAGGACGGCAGGCTGATCGAGGCCTGGGACCTCATTATCGGCGGCATGGAGCGCGGCACCGCATTCTCCGAACTGATCGACCCCGTTATTCAGCGCGAGCGGCTTACCGAGCAGTCCCGCCACGCCGCAGCGGGCGATGATGAAGCGATGCAGCTGGACGAGGACTTCCTGCGCGCCCTTGAATACGGTGCCCCTCCCATGGGTGGCATTGGCCTCGGGATCGACCGGCTGGTAATGCTGTTCACCGGCGCGGGCATCCGCGAAACAATCCTCTTCCCGCTGCTCAAGCCTGAGGGGCACTGA
- a CDS encoding histone-like nucleoid-structuring protein Lsr2, with protein MAQKVNIILVDDLDGGSADENVKFGLDGASYEIDLSAANAAELRSSLERFIGAARKASGSSGRTARTKPSGGGRSHDSAQIRQWARENGYTVNSRGRIQAEIQEAYQKANS; from the coding sequence ATGGCACAGAAAGTAAACATCATCCTCGTTGATGATCTGGATGGGGGATCCGCAGACGAGAATGTTAAGTTCGGCCTCGACGGGGCCAGTTATGAGATTGATCTTTCGGCGGCCAATGCCGCTGAACTCCGTTCTTCATTGGAGCGGTTTATCGGCGCAGCGCGGAAGGCTTCCGGCAGCAGCGGCCGGACTGCCCGAACCAAACCGTCGGGCGGCGGCCGCAGCCACGATTCGGCCCAGATTCGCCAATGGGCCCGTGAAAACGGCTATACGGTTAACAGCCGTGGCCGAATCCAGGCCGAAATCCAGGAAGCCTACCAAAAGGCAAATTCCTAG
- a CDS encoding ATP-dependent Clp protease ATP-binding subunit — protein MFERFTDRARRVVVLAQEEARMLNHNYIGTEHILLGLIHEGEGVAAKALESLSISLDGVREQVQEIIGQGQQAPSGHIPFTPRAKKVLELSLREALQLGHNYIGTEHILLGLIREGEGVAAQVLVKLGADLNRVRQQVIQLLSGYQGKETTGAGVGSGQPEGAPAGSVVLDQFGRNLTQAARENKLDPVIGREQEMERVMQVLSRRTKNNPVLIGEPGVGKTAVVEGLAQAIVRGDVPETIRDKQLYTLDLGSLVAGSRYRGDFEERLKKVLKEIRTRGDIILFIDEIHTLVGAGAAEGAIDAASILKPMLARGELQTIGATTLDEYRKHIEKDAALERRFQPIQVKEPSVAHAIEILKGLRDRYEAHHRVTITDGALASAASLAERYISDRFLPDKAIDLIDEAGARLRIRRMTAPPELKAMDERIAKLKMEKESAIDAQDFEGAASLRDKEQKMITERSEKERHWKSGGMDDISEVDEDLIAEVLANSTGIPVFKLTEEESSRLLKMEDELHKRVVGQDEAIKALSQAIRRTRAGLKDPKRPGGSFIFAGPTGVGKTELAKALAEFLFGEEDALITLDMSEYSEKHTVSRLFGAPPGYVGYEEGGQLTEKVRRRPFSVVLFDEVEKAHADLFNSLLQILEDGRLTDSQGRVVDFKNTVIIMTTNLGTRDISKSVATGFQSGTDTQTGYNRMRARVTEELKQHFRPEFLNRVDDVVVFPQLTQDEIIEIVDMFVGRLEKRLKDKDMGIELTPKAKVLLATRGYDPAMGARPLRRTIQREIEDQLSEKILFGEIHAGDIVVVDVEGDGDDAKFTFAGNAKPRIPEIAPSV, from the coding sequence ATGTTTGAGCGATTTACGGACCGTGCCCGTCGCGTAGTTGTGCTTGCCCAAGAAGAGGCACGCATGCTGAACCACAATTACATCGGTACCGAACACATCCTCTTGGGTCTGATCCATGAGGGTGAGGGCGTTGCCGCCAAAGCTCTTGAGTCCTTGAGCATTTCGCTCGACGGCGTTCGCGAGCAGGTGCAGGAGATCATCGGGCAGGGCCAGCAGGCGCCGTCCGGCCACATCCCCTTCACCCCCCGTGCCAAGAAGGTGCTGGAGCTCTCGCTGCGCGAAGCCCTCCAGCTGGGCCACAACTACATCGGCACGGAGCACATCCTGCTGGGCCTCATCCGCGAGGGTGAGGGTGTTGCTGCCCAGGTGCTGGTCAAGCTCGGCGCCGACCTCAACCGGGTCCGCCAGCAGGTCATCCAGCTCCTGTCCGGCTACCAGGGCAAGGAAACCACCGGCGCAGGCGTCGGCTCGGGCCAGCCCGAAGGTGCTCCGGCCGGTTCCGTGGTGCTGGACCAGTTTGGCCGCAATCTGACCCAGGCTGCCCGCGAAAACAAGCTGGATCCGGTCATCGGCCGCGAGCAGGAGATGGAACGCGTTATGCAGGTCCTCTCCCGCCGCACCAAGAACAACCCGGTGCTGATCGGTGAGCCCGGCGTCGGCAAGACGGCCGTCGTCGAAGGCCTTGCCCAGGCGATTGTCCGCGGCGACGTCCCGGAGACCATCCGCGACAAGCAGCTCTACACCCTGGACCTCGGGTCCCTGGTGGCCGGCTCCCGCTACCGCGGTGACTTCGAAGAGCGCCTGAAGAAGGTCCTCAAGGAAATCCGCACCCGCGGCGACATCATCCTCTTCATCGACGAAATCCACACCCTTGTTGGTGCCGGTGCCGCCGAAGGTGCCATCGATGCTGCGTCCATCCTGAAGCCCATGCTGGCCCGCGGTGAACTGCAGACCATCGGTGCCACCACGCTGGACGAGTACCGCAAGCACATCGAAAAGGACGCCGCCTTGGAGCGCCGCTTCCAGCCGATCCAGGTCAAGGAACCCTCCGTGGCGCACGCCATTGAGATCCTCAAGGGCCTGCGTGACCGCTACGAAGCACACCACCGCGTCACCATCACCGACGGCGCCCTGGCCTCCGCTGCCAGCCTGGCCGAACGCTACATCTCGGACCGCTTCCTGCCGGACAAGGCGATCGACCTGATCGACGAGGCAGGCGCCCGGCTCCGTATCCGCCGCATGACCGCTCCGCCGGAGCTCAAGGCCATGGACGAGCGCATCGCCAAGCTGAAGATGGAAAAGGAGTCCGCGATTGACGCGCAGGACTTCGAAGGTGCAGCTTCGCTCCGCGACAAAGAGCAGAAGATGATCACCGAGCGCTCGGAGAAGGAGCGCCACTGGAAGTCCGGCGGCATGGACGACATCTCCGAGGTGGATGAGGATCTCATCGCCGAGGTGCTGGCCAACTCCACCGGCATCCCCGTCTTCAAGCTGACGGAGGAAGAGTCCTCACGCCTGCTGAAGATGGAAGACGAACTGCACAAGCGTGTGGTGGGCCAGGACGAGGCCATCAAGGCGCTGTCCCAGGCAATCCGCCGGACCCGTGCAGGGCTCAAGGACCCCAAGCGTCCCGGCGGCTCGTTCATCTTCGCCGGCCCCACCGGCGTCGGCAAGACCGAGCTGGCAAAGGCACTGGCGGAGTTCCTGTTCGGTGAAGAGGACGCCCTCATCACCCTGGACATGTCCGAGTACTCCGAGAAGCACACCGTCTCGCGGCTCTTCGGTGCCCCTCCGGGCTACGTGGGCTACGAGGAAGGCGGCCAGCTGACCGAGAAGGTGCGGCGCCGTCCGTTCTCCGTGGTGCTGTTCGACGAAGTGGAAAAGGCCCACGCGGACCTCTTCAACTCACTGCTGCAGATCCTGGAAGACGGCCGCCTGACCGACTCCCAGGGCCGCGTGGTGGACTTCAAGAACACCGTGATCATCATGACCACCAACCTGGGCACCCGGGACATCTCCAAGAGTGTTGCCACCGGCTTCCAGTCCGGCACCGACACGCAGACCGGCTACAACCGCATGCGTGCCCGCGTGACGGAGGAGCTCAAGCAGCACTTCCGCCCCGAGTTCCTGAACCGTGTGGATGACGTTGTGGTGTTCCCGCAGCTCACCCAGGACGAGATCATCGAGATCGTGGACATGTTCGTTGGACGCCTGGAGAAGCGCCTCAAGGACAAGGACATGGGCATCGAACTCACGCCCAAGGCCAAGGTGCTCCTCGCTACCCGCGGCTACGATCCCGCCATGGGTGCCCGGCCGCTGCGCCGCACCATCCAGCGCGAGATCGAGGATCAGCTCTCCGAGAAGATCCTGTTCGGCGAGATCCACGCCGGCGACATCGTCGTAGTGGACGTGGAAGGCGACGGCGACGACGCCAAGTTCACGTTTGCCGGCAACGCCAAGCCGCGCATCCCGGAAATCGCCCCGAGCGTCTAA
- a CDS encoding S9 family peptidase, whose protein sequence is MANLEPVIPDERPLTPFHDLDHYLSIPRVSGLALSPDGTRLVTTVATLNGKGTEFGTALWELDPAGQKQARRITRSAKGEAGAAFAANGDVYFTSARPDPETPEGDPVNALWLLPADGGEARVVLNRPGGVGSVLTARKADATFAVAEILAGSADEDDDAERRKSRKDNKVSAILHSEYPVRYWDADLGPGQPRIFAVEPGNGEEPGKPATVDAAAPLVLRNLTPDAGPRLREAETAVSPDGRTIYASYTKPLAKADSRSILVAVDVASGTTRVLLDQEGMSYFPGPVSPDGNTLVVVSESDSTPHQAPQIKLHLMDVSVAAVSEGVEPGTGRLTPLAHDWDRWAKPAAWLPDGSGLLVTADDDGASPVFRVSVPAAAAEVGVTRVTQDAAAYTDVVISPEGRHAYALRSSYEFPPEAVRIDLQTGETTRLPAPAERPSRSGRLERIAASAADGSRVASYLALPEGASAESPAPMLLWIHGGPLGSWNAWTWRWNPWLLTAKGYAVLLPDPALSTGYGQNFIQRGWGAWGKTPFTDLMAATDAAIGRPDIDAERTAVMGGSFGGYMANWVAGQTDRFKAVVTHASLWALDQFGPTTDASQYWLKEMTEEMAQENSPHLHVEKISTPMLVIHGDKDYRVPIGEGLRLWYELLSKSQLAADQEGRTPHRFLYFPDENHWVLQPQHAKVWYGVVEHFLARNVLDQDLPVPAELGL, encoded by the coding sequence ATGGCTAACTTGGAACCGGTGATCCCGGATGAGCGACCTTTGACTCCTTTTCATGACCTTGACCATTACCTCTCCATCCCACGGGTGAGTGGGCTGGCGTTGAGCCCGGACGGTACCCGGCTGGTCACTACCGTGGCTACCCTCAACGGCAAGGGAACCGAATTCGGCACGGCGCTGTGGGAACTGGATCCTGCCGGGCAGAAGCAGGCGCGCCGGATTACCCGCAGCGCCAAGGGTGAGGCCGGGGCGGCGTTTGCGGCCAACGGCGACGTCTACTTCACCTCGGCGCGGCCCGATCCTGAGACCCCGGAGGGTGATCCCGTCAACGCGCTGTGGCTGCTGCCGGCCGACGGCGGTGAGGCCCGCGTGGTGCTCAACCGGCCGGGCGGTGTGGGCTCGGTGCTGACCGCCAGGAAGGCAGACGCCACCTTCGCCGTGGCGGAGATCCTGGCCGGCTCGGCGGATGAGGATGACGACGCCGAACGCCGCAAGTCGCGCAAGGACAACAAAGTCTCGGCCATCCTGCACAGCGAATACCCGGTGCGGTACTGGGACGCCGACCTCGGGCCCGGCCAGCCGCGGATTTTCGCCGTCGAGCCTGGAAACGGTGAGGAGCCCGGGAAGCCCGCCACCGTGGACGCCGCCGCCCCGTTGGTGCTGCGGAACCTTACGCCGGATGCAGGGCCCCGGCTGCGCGAAGCGGAAACCGCAGTCAGTCCCGATGGCCGCACCATTTACGCGAGCTACACCAAGCCGCTGGCCAAGGCGGACAGCCGCTCCATCCTGGTGGCTGTTGACGTGGCTTCCGGGACCACGCGCGTGCTCCTGGACCAAGAGGGCATGAGCTACTTCCCGGGCCCCGTCAGCCCGGACGGAAACACCCTGGTGGTGGTCAGCGAGAGCGACAGCACCCCGCACCAGGCTCCCCAGATCAAGCTGCACCTTATGGATGTATCCGTAGCGGCCGTATCCGAAGGGGTCGAGCCCGGGACGGGCCGGCTGACACCCCTCGCGCACGACTGGGACCGCTGGGCCAAGCCCGCAGCCTGGCTGCCCGACGGCTCCGGCCTCCTGGTCACCGCGGACGACGACGGCGCGTCGCCCGTTTTCCGGGTCAGCGTTCCGGCGGCCGCCGCTGAGGTGGGCGTTACCCGGGTGACGCAGGACGCCGCGGCATACACCGACGTCGTGATTTCTCCTGAGGGGCGCCACGCCTATGCCCTGCGCAGTTCCTATGAGTTTCCGCCCGAGGCGGTCCGCATCGACCTTCAGACCGGGGAAACGACCCGTTTGCCGGCGCCTGCCGAACGGCCTTCCCGCTCCGGGAGGCTTGAACGGATCGCGGCCAGCGCGGCCGACGGTTCCCGTGTCGCCTCCTACCTGGCGCTGCCCGAGGGCGCCTCCGCGGAGTCCCCGGCTCCGATGCTGCTGTGGATCCACGGCGGGCCGCTGGGATCCTGGAATGCCTGGACCTGGCGCTGGAACCCCTGGCTCCTCACTGCCAAGGGGTACGCGGTGCTCCTGCCGGATCCAGCGCTCTCCACGGGTTATGGCCAGAACTTCATCCAGCGGGGCTGGGGTGCCTGGGGCAAAACGCCGTTCACGGATCTTATGGCGGCCACTGATGCTGCCATCGGCCGGCCTGATATCGATGCCGAACGCACTGCCGTCATGGGTGGCTCCTTCGGCGGCTACATGGCCAACTGGGTTGCAGGCCAGACGGACAGGTTCAAGGCTGTCGTGACCCACGCCAGCCTTTGGGCGCTGGACCAGTTCGGTCCCACCACCGATGCCTCCCAATACTGGCTCAAGGAAATGACCGAAGAGATGGCACAGGAGAACTCGCCGCATCTTCACGTCGAGAAGATCAGCACCCCCATGCTGGTGATCCACGGTGACAAGGACTACCGCGTCCCGATCGGGGAGGGGCTTCGGCTTTGGTACGAGCTGCTGTCCAAGTCGCAGCTTGCCGCGGACCAGGAAGGCCGGACCCCGCACCGGTTCCTTTACTTCCCGGATGAGAACCACTGGGTCCTTCAGCCACAGCACGCGAAGGTTTGGTACGGGGTCGTAGAGCACTTCCTGGCCCGGAACGTCCTGGACCAGGATCTGCCCGTGCCTGCCGAGCTGGGACTCTAA
- a CDS encoding amino acid permease, with amino-acid sequence MAIGSPTLTDEPLAQDEKQGLRRSMEARHLVMIAMGGVIGSGLFLSSGYTIAQAGPLGAIIAYLLGAVVVYMVMACLGELAVAYPVSGAFHIYAARSIGPATGFATAWLYWLCWAVALGSEFTAAGLLMQRWFPQVDVWIWCLVFAAVLFTLNAISSRVFGESEFWFALIKVAAVIGLIVLGGAALLGFHPLAENGYPFLGENLNTPQGLFPNGITGVLITTLAVFYAFSGSELIGVAAGETANPAANIPKAMRTTVIRLMIFFVGAIAVIAGTVPYEETSLEQSPFVTVFSQLGIPYAADIMNFVIITALLSAGNCGLFSCARMLFSLADEGHAPKALQKLTRRGIPLLALCVSMLGGLASLISSVVAPTTVYLVLVSVAGFATVGVWMSITAAHFFHRRNFLRSGGDTASLPYSAPLFPILPIAAFVLCVISLIGIAFDPTQATALYFGVPFVAACYAYFHFKHGRGKKVLTNEKETEAQKVDAP; translated from the coding sequence ATGGCCATAGGCTCCCCCACGCTGACCGATGAACCGTTGGCGCAAGATGAGAAGCAGGGCCTTCGACGGTCCATGGAGGCCCGTCACCTGGTGATGATTGCCATGGGAGGTGTCATAGGGTCCGGCCTGTTCCTCAGTTCGGGGTACACCATTGCCCAGGCAGGGCCGCTGGGAGCAATCATCGCCTACCTCCTCGGCGCCGTGGTGGTTTACATGGTGATGGCCTGCCTGGGTGAGCTGGCAGTTGCGTACCCGGTGTCAGGTGCTTTCCACATTTATGCAGCGAGGTCGATAGGTCCCGCCACCGGCTTTGCCACCGCCTGGCTTTACTGGCTCTGCTGGGCGGTTGCCCTGGGCTCGGAGTTCACCGCGGCCGGCCTTTTGATGCAGCGCTGGTTCCCGCAGGTGGACGTCTGGATCTGGTGCCTCGTTTTTGCTGCCGTGCTTTTCACGCTAAACGCCATCTCTTCGCGGGTCTTTGGTGAATCGGAGTTCTGGTTCGCGCTCATAAAGGTTGCCGCCGTCATCGGGCTGATTGTCCTGGGCGGCGCAGCCCTGCTCGGCTTTCATCCGCTGGCCGAAAATGGCTATCCGTTCCTGGGTGAAAACCTCAACACGCCGCAGGGCCTGTTTCCCAACGGAATTACCGGAGTGCTGATCACCACCCTTGCTGTCTTCTATGCATTCTCGGGATCTGAACTCATTGGCGTGGCGGCAGGAGAAACTGCCAACCCCGCAGCCAATATTCCTAAGGCGATGCGGACCACCGTTATCCGCCTGATGATTTTCTTTGTTGGCGCCATCGCCGTTATCGCCGGTACGGTGCCCTACGAGGAAACGTCGCTCGAACAAAGCCCCTTTGTCACCGTCTTCTCGCAGCTGGGCATTCCCTACGCCGCCGACATCATGAATTTCGTTATCATCACCGCACTTTTGTCTGCCGGAAACTGTGGCCTGTTTTCCTGCGCCCGGATGCTTTTCTCCCTTGCGGATGAAGGCCACGCCCCAAAAGCCCTGCAAAAACTCACAAGGCGCGGCATCCCACTGCTTGCCCTCTGCGTCAGCATGCTGGGCGGCCTGGCTTCGCTGATCAGCAGTGTGGTGGCACCAACAACCGTTTACCTGGTCCTCGTATCCGTTGCCGGATTTGCCACGGTGGGCGTCTGGATGTCCATCACCGCGGCACACTTCTTCCACCGCCGGAACTTCCTGCGCTCGGGCGGCGACACCGCGTCGCTCCCGTACAGTGCCCCGCTGTTCCCGATCTTGCCCATTGCCGCGTTCGTGCTGTGCGTCATTTCCCTGATCGGCATAGCCTTCGACCCCACCCAGGCAACAGCCCTCTACTTCGGAGTCCCCTTCGTGGCAGCCTGCTACGCCTACTTCCACTTCAAACACGGCCGAGGGAAGAAGGTCCTGACCAACGAGAAGGAAACAGAAGCCCAAAAGGTCGACGCACCCTAG